From Spartinivicinus ruber, the proteins below share one genomic window:
- a CDS encoding helicase, which produces MKFRLLLWMMGFLMSRASKKEQKLKEKIADKQLSFQIKTRDGQVARHFIVNNGLIKSHSGECQAPAFTLEFSDANTGFTTFTASNAQEAFMKAIQKQTLKIIGDTKEVMWFQGLTKYWMPKGKKGKS; this is translated from the coding sequence ATGAAATTTAGATTACTGCTCTGGATGATGGGCTTTTTAATGTCAAGAGCCAGTAAAAAAGAACAAAAGTTGAAGGAAAAAATAGCAGATAAGCAACTTAGCTTTCAGATAAAAACTCGCGATGGACAGGTTGCCAGACACTTTATTGTTAACAATGGCTTGATCAAGAGCCATTCGGGAGAGTGCCAGGCCCCTGCTTTCACCTTGGAATTTTCCGATGCCAACACGGGCTTTACCACCTTTACTGCCTCTAATGCGCAAGAAGCTTTTATGAAAGCTATCCAAAAGCAAACCTTGAAAATTATTGGCGATACCAAAGAAGTGATGTGGTTTCAGGGGCTAACCAAATATTGGATGCCAAAGGGCAAGAAAGGCAAAAGCTAA
- a CDS encoding HU family DNA-binding protein: MRKPDLVAAIADKADLTKDQAGQVLTSILDEITHALNRQDKVVLIGFGTFEQRHRGARTGKNPQTGETIQIKASNTVAFKPGKAFKDVVNGNS; this comes from the coding sequence ATGCGCAAACCGGATCTTGTTGCTGCAATTGCTGATAAAGCAGATTTAACCAAAGATCAGGCTGGTCAGGTATTAACATCCATTCTTGATGAAATAACTCATGCTCTCAATCGCCAGGATAAAGTTGTTCTTATCGGGTTTGGTACTTTTGAACAGCGTCATCGCGGGGCCAGAACAGGGAAAAACCCCCAAACTGGTGAAACCATTCAAATTAAAGCCAGCAATACGGTTGCATTTAAGCCTGGAAAGGCATTTAAAGATGTTGTTAATGGTAATAGCTAG
- a CDS encoding rubredoxin has product MKKWQCVVCGFIYDEVEGWPEEGIAPGTRWEDVPEDWLCPDCGVSKLDFEMIAIG; this is encoded by the coding sequence ATGAAAAAATGGCAATGTGTGGTTTGCGGGTTTATTTATGATGAGGTCGAAGGCTGGCCAGAAGAAGGCATTGCACCTGGTACTCGTTGGGAAGATGTACCAGAAGACTGGTTATGCCCAGACTGTGGAGTAAGCAAGTTGGACTTTGAAATGATTGCAATTGGTTGA
- a CDS encoding chorismate--pyruvate lyase family protein — MSALSIFEAAQWQRHLNIPSPWQNWLTFTGSLSQRLQDTFESLSVKLISQCWQPALPSEQKLLGIPKQQSAFIREVILYANQQPVVYARTVIPAFTGLLSCQPLLSLDTEPLGRLLFNHASAKRNPNFTFAHFTQQQLQVLPAPLTITPPALTPSRINQDCWARQSVFIVNQRQLAVSELFLPTIFSMQQSVNKPLQHQPM; from the coding sequence GTGAGCGCATTATCCATTTTTGAAGCTGCCCAGTGGCAACGCCATCTTAACATACCTTCGCCCTGGCAAAACTGGCTAACTTTCACTGGTTCCCTCTCACAACGCTTGCAGGATACCTTTGAATCCCTGTCAGTCAAGTTGATCAGCCAGTGTTGGCAGCCTGCACTACCCTCTGAACAAAAGCTGCTAGGCATCCCAAAACAGCAATCAGCTTTTATCCGTGAGGTAATCCTCTATGCCAACCAACAACCTGTGGTATATGCCCGCACCGTAATACCTGCATTTACCGGCCTGCTTAGCTGTCAGCCGCTGCTTAGCTTGGATACTGAACCATTAGGCAGACTTTTATTCAATCATGCCAGCGCTAAGCGAAACCCAAACTTTACGTTTGCTCACTTTACCCAGCAACAGTTGCAAGTCTTGCCTGCGCCCTTAACAATAACGCCTCCAGCATTAACACCGTCAAGAATTAACCAAGACTGCTGGGCCAGACAATCAGTTTTTATTGTGAATCAACGTCAGCTAGCAGTCAGCGAACTGTTTTTACCCACTATTTTTTCAATGCAGCAATCTGTAAATAAACCCTTACAACACCAGCCAATGTAA
- the ubiA gene encoding 4-hydroxybenzoate octaprenyltransferase — MELTDSPTNKLNALLSITRLNRPIGIYLLLWPTLWSLWLAANGLPDWHLIIIFCLGVTVMRSAGCVINDIADRDFDGHVQRTQNRPLITGDLTVKEALWCFVVLCVVAFVLVLFTNLLTILLSFGGLALAVCYPFMKRYTHYPQIVLGAAFSWSIPMAYTAQTGELNHAIWLLFLANLAWTVAYDTAYAMVDRDDDLKIGVKSTAILFGKADKLMIGLLQIITLALLAGVGYLFQRGWLFFIGIGLMAGLFIYQQYLIKNRDRSQCFKAFLNNHWAGMFVFIGIVCDSAVS, encoded by the coding sequence ATGGAACTAACAGACAGCCCTACCAACAAGCTCAATGCCCTACTTAGCATCACCCGCTTAAACCGTCCTATTGGTATTTACCTGCTGCTTTGGCCCACTTTATGGAGCCTCTGGCTTGCGGCAAATGGCTTACCAGACTGGCACTTAATTATTATCTTTTGTTTAGGTGTAACAGTGATGCGTAGTGCTGGATGTGTAATCAATGACATTGCTGACCGAGACTTTGATGGTCATGTTCAGCGCACCCAAAACAGGCCCTTGATTACTGGTGATCTAACGGTTAAAGAAGCACTATGGTGCTTTGTTGTGCTCTGTGTTGTTGCATTTGTATTAGTGCTTTTTACCAATCTGCTAACAATATTACTCAGTTTTGGAGGCTTGGCTTTAGCAGTTTGTTATCCCTTTATGAAGCGCTATACCCATTACCCCCAAATTGTATTGGGGGCAGCTTTTTCCTGGTCGATCCCTATGGCCTATACTGCTCAAACTGGTGAATTAAACCATGCTATCTGGCTGCTGTTTTTGGCTAACCTGGCCTGGACAGTTGCCTATGATACGGCTTACGCCATGGTAGATAGAGACGATGATTTAAAAATAGGCGTCAAATCTACTGCTATTTTATTTGGGAAAGCTGATAAACTTATGATTGGCTTATTACAAATAATTACTCTAGCTTTGTTAGCAGGGGTAGGCTATTTATTTCAGCGTGGTTGGCTGTTCTTTATTGGCATCGGCTTGATGGCTGGATTGTTTATCTATCAGCAGTATTTAATCAAAAATCGTGATCGGTCCCAATGCTTTAAAGCGTTTTTAAATAATCACTGGGCAGGCATGTTTGTCTTTATTGGAATAGTTTGTGATAGTGCTGTTTCTTAG
- the phoB gene encoding phosphate regulon transcriptional regulator PhoB, whose amino-acid sequence MVGKKILIVDDEAPIREMIAVALEMAGYECLEADNTQDAHSIMIDKKPDLILLDWMLPGTSGIELARRLRRDEITANIPIIMLTAKGEEDNKIQGLEVGADDYITKPFSPRELVARLKAVLRRSGAQEPQEPIRVEGLELDPISHRVSINGKPTEMGPTEYRLLQFFMTHQERAYTRGQLLDQVWGGNVYVEERTVDVHIRRLRKALGTGHDRFIQTVRGTGYRFSTKA is encoded by the coding sequence ATGGTTGGCAAAAAAATACTCATAGTGGACGATGAGGCCCCCATCCGGGAAATGATTGCAGTTGCTCTCGAAATGGCTGGCTACGAATGTCTGGAAGCAGATAACACCCAAGATGCGCATAGCATAATGATCGACAAGAAGCCCGATCTAATCTTGCTTGATTGGATGCTACCAGGAACCAGTGGAATTGAATTGGCAAGGCGACTCCGTCGCGATGAAATTACTGCCAATATTCCTATCATTATGTTAACCGCTAAAGGTGAAGAAGATAATAAGATTCAAGGGCTGGAAGTAGGGGCTGATGATTACATCACCAAACCATTCTCCCCCAGAGAACTGGTTGCCCGTCTAAAAGCAGTCCTACGACGCTCCGGTGCTCAAGAGCCACAGGAACCCATTCGGGTTGAAGGGCTAGAGCTGGACCCAATTAGCCATCGCGTTAGTATCAATGGCAAACCGACTGAAATGGGCCCTACTGAGTATCGCTTATTGCAGTTCTTTATGACTCATCAAGAGCGAGCGTACACCCGAGGCCAGTTACTGGACCAGGTTTGGGGTGGCAATGTGTATGTTGAAGAGCGTACCGTTGATGTTCATATTCGGCGGCTACGCAAAGCATTAGGCACAGGCCATGACCGTTTTATCCAAACCGTTAGAGGCACTGGTTACAGGTTTTCAACTAAGGCTTAA
- the phoR gene encoding phosphate regulon sensor histidine kinase PhoR: MKANWQGEIIQRLAITVSVSVLFGVVIGEVAWVLAIVLAGYLSWTLLQVFRLSHWLQESEHNHLEPPESRGIWGDIFDAIYRLQRRDQKARARLQAVIDRVQESTAALNDAVIMVDNQGNLEWWNKAAEAMLGFKSPIDQGQLITNLIRDPAFTKYFDKKDYQEALEVSSPINDQLILQFNITLFGRNDRLLLVRDITRLHNLEQMRKDFVANVSHELRTPLTVIRGYLETLLDNANILPERWIRALQQMQQQSDRMENLVSDLLLLSRLETSDRQTDLKPLYLHKVLFNIVNDAKALSGDRCHHIQLVCPEEAKLFGHDRELHSAISNLIFNSVKYTPAEGQIDVHWWEDESGGHLSVMDDGVGIDPKHIPRLTERFYRADPSRSINTGGTGLGLAIVKHVLIRHNARLEIQSELGKGSCFICHFPPSMIASENSPELVE, from the coding sequence GTGAAGGCTAATTGGCAGGGCGAAATTATTCAGCGGCTCGCTATTACTGTTTCAGTCAGCGTATTGTTTGGAGTAGTTATTGGAGAAGTAGCCTGGGTTTTAGCAATCGTTTTAGCTGGATACCTAAGCTGGACGCTATTACAGGTGTTTCGCCTCAGCCATTGGCTCCAGGAGAGTGAACATAATCACCTGGAACCACCTGAAAGTCGCGGCATTTGGGGAGATATCTTCGATGCTATCTACCGACTGCAACGCCGTGACCAAAAAGCCCGAGCCCGCCTCCAGGCAGTAATTGATCGGGTGCAAGAATCCACAGCCGCTTTAAATGACGCAGTCATTATGGTCGACAACCAGGGCAATCTGGAGTGGTGGAATAAAGCAGCAGAAGCCATGCTTGGCTTTAAAAGCCCTATTGACCAGGGCCAGCTCATTACAAACCTGATCAGAGACCCAGCTTTTACTAAATACTTCGATAAAAAAGACTACCAAGAAGCCCTTGAAGTCTCTTCTCCCATCAATGATCAGCTCATCCTACAGTTCAACATTACTCTGTTTGGTCGCAATGACCGCCTGCTACTGGTCAGAGACATCACCCGGTTACATAACCTGGAACAAATGCGCAAAGACTTTGTGGCCAATGTTTCCCATGAGCTAAGAACACCCCTGACAGTAATAAGAGGTTATCTGGAAACATTACTGGATAACGCTAATATTTTGCCTGAGCGCTGGATTCGGGCTTTACAACAAATGCAGCAGCAATCCGATCGGATGGAAAATCTGGTTAGCGATCTACTACTGCTATCAAGACTAGAGACCAGTGACCGGCAAACTGATTTGAAGCCACTGTATTTACATAAAGTCCTGTTCAATATTGTTAATGATGCAAAAGCATTGAGCGGGGATCGCTGTCACCATATTCAGCTGGTTTGCCCAGAAGAAGCGAAGCTGTTCGGGCACGACCGGGAGTTGCATAGCGCCATTTCCAATCTGATTTTTAACAGCGTTAAATACACCCCCGCTGAAGGACAAATTGATGTGCATTGGTGGGAAGATGAGAGTGGTGGACACTTATCAGTAATGGATGACGGAGTTGGGATAGATCCAAAACATATCCCTCGCCTTACCGAACGATTCTATCGAGCAGATCCTAGTCGCTCAATCAATACAGGGGGAACCGGGCTGGGCTTAGCCATCGTGAAGCATGTATTGATACGCCACAATGCCCGGTTAGAAATACAAAGTGAGTTAGGTAAAGGCAGCTGCTTTATCTGCCACTTCCCACCCTCAATGATCGCCAGTGAAAACAGCCCAGAATTGGTGGAATAA
- a CDS encoding response regulator yields the protein MKKVKLLVVDDASFIRDLVKKAVKDRFPHFIFEEAINGKKAMSMLEKSEYDLVLCDWEMPELSGLELLQWMRNEYQYNKTPFIMVTSRGDKENVVQAIQAGVSEYIGKPFSNEQLVKKVIKVLSKRLPSNVLEGKAAKSALEASVSQGSISALGAQSLDGESGKSAAAKPGAKAAPQKAPTQAGSVAALTGGKAAAKPQAAKKPTKGPAQLRVHDKTIPCEIQDISLKEAKVIASRQHGIPQLLDTAVIDLQQNDSEGDIARINCLIHTLQAPEKNANAENIVISVVFVDEDPQKFEYLSKFIATGSGKKYW from the coding sequence ATGAAAAAAGTGAAGCTGTTAGTCGTTGATGATGCATCCTTCATCAGGGACTTGGTAAAAAAAGCAGTTAAAGATCGTTTTCCTCACTTTATTTTTGAGGAAGCGATTAATGGCAAAAAAGCCATGTCCATGTTAGAGAAAAGTGAATACGACTTGGTGCTGTGTGACTGGGAAATGCCGGAGCTAAGTGGCCTGGAGCTATTGCAGTGGATGCGTAATGAATATCAGTACAATAAAACCCCTTTTATCATGGTGACCAGTCGTGGCGACAAAGAGAATGTGGTGCAGGCCATTCAGGCTGGGGTAAGCGAGTATATTGGCAAGCCTTTTTCTAATGAGCAGCTAGTAAAAAAAGTGATAAAAGTGCTTTCCAAGCGCCTTCCATCTAATGTCTTAGAAGGGAAAGCTGCTAAAAGTGCACTTGAGGCTAGCGTTTCCCAAGGGTCTATTTCTGCATTGGGAGCACAGTCGTTAGATGGTGAATCTGGAAAATCAGCTGCTGCCAAACCTGGAGCAAAAGCAGCACCACAAAAAGCGCCAACTCAAGCAGGATCAGTTGCGGCTTTAACTGGAGGAAAAGCAGCCGCTAAACCACAGGCAGCCAAAAAGCCAACCAAAGGCCCTGCACAGTTGCGGGTGCATGATAAAACCATTCCTTGTGAAATTCAGGATATAAGCCTTAAAGAAGCGAAAGTGATTGCTAGTCGGCAACATGGCATTCCACAGTTGTTGGATACAGCCGTAATAGACTTGCAACAGAACGATTCTGAGGGAGATATTGCGCGAATAAATTGCCTAATTCATACCCTGCAAGCACCAGAAAAGAATGCCAACGCAGAAAACATTGTGATTTCTGTGGTGTTTGTTGATGAAGATCCGCAAAAATTTGAGTATTTATCGAAGTTTATTGCCACTGGGTCTGGAAAAAAATACTGGTGA
- a CDS encoding EAL domain-containing protein, whose amino-acid sequence MKLRAKIILLLMPTVVLPVLLLGFLAYKEIKRLYEHQTLDQMTLKIKEVKTQVNHLQRVSIGNISLLATTNLLKRYFQLDENKRYQLLYRPLLQVFQNYQNTYSDHFEIRLLMPDGFEDIRSTWEPIANQTDQEGGEPWFRRLKESDQDTQAFFTLHPDTQKLALLVAKAIRLADQSIDPLFAEAKLRGYLVISVETSELLQYLQQARIGNNGYMFLVDSQGRILYTPKPDKTVEDKALFSQLKSQVNETLKAQFANNESYLSLVPLAENLNLIAVWPEADVHAITQRVEVVVAVITFGTMLVGGILLYWILNSLIVNPILYLKQAALNIADGNMKVAIDTSQTDEIGDLAKAFNDMRDSLRETGIALHKIAYQDSLTGLSNRNMFIESLSRAIAHCKRQKLCFALLFIDLDGFKVVNDTLGHDAGDDLLKTFANRLRLCLRTEDLISRNIVDFEETIDDPDKGVSRLGGDEFTILLNGVAKGEDASLVAERILEALSHPFILKGQRYHLGASIGITVYPDDGDEPGELLKHADTAMYHAKSMGKNNYQFYHNAMTAKAMERHELLTDLRKAIEQGQMILHYQPQLELKTGELIGCEALVRWDHPTKGLIPPFHFIPLAEETGLIVPLGEWVLEEACRQAKEWQIAGFKPIKVAVNVSNIQFNRVDISQLVTDKLGQTGLEAKYLSLELTETSIMQSGNVSFEMLQAIKGQGVGIAMDDFGTGYSSLGALKKLPIDNLKVDKSFIDEIPENSESKVIFKAIVAMTKQFGISLTAEGVETREQRDFLHVHDCDFIQGYLLSKPLPPKEMGDFLANHSERTLIKSG is encoded by the coding sequence ATGAAGTTAAGGGCGAAAATAATTTTGTTGTTGATGCCTACGGTAGTTTTGCCTGTCTTACTGCTAGGGTTTTTAGCTTATAAGGAAATAAAACGGCTTTATGAGCATCAAACGCTTGATCAAATGACCCTTAAAATAAAAGAGGTAAAAACCCAGGTTAATCATTTGCAGCGGGTGAGTATCGGCAATATCAGCTTATTGGCTACCACCAATTTACTAAAACGATATTTTCAATTAGATGAAAATAAGCGTTATCAACTACTTTATCGCCCGTTACTTCAGGTTTTTCAAAACTACCAAAACACTTATTCTGATCATTTTGAAATTCGCTTATTAATGCCTGATGGCTTTGAAGATATTCGTTCAACCTGGGAGCCGATTGCCAACCAAACAGATCAAGAGGGAGGAGAGCCTTGGTTTCGTCGGTTAAAGGAAAGTGACCAGGACACGCAGGCATTTTTTACCTTACATCCCGATACACAGAAATTGGCATTATTGGTAGCGAAAGCCATTCGCTTAGCTGACCAGTCTATTGATCCGCTATTTGCTGAAGCAAAACTACGTGGTTATTTGGTTATTTCTGTAGAAACCAGTGAGCTGCTGCAATATTTGCAGCAAGCGCGAATTGGTAACAATGGCTATATGTTTTTGGTTGATAGCCAGGGAAGGATTTTATATACCCCTAAGCCTGATAAAACTGTGGAAGATAAAGCACTATTCAGCCAATTGAAAAGCCAGGTCAATGAAACATTGAAAGCGCAATTTGCCAATAATGAATCTTATCTGTCTTTAGTACCACTAGCTGAAAATCTGAATCTCATTGCTGTTTGGCCGGAAGCCGATGTTCATGCAATTACTCAACGAGTTGAGGTAGTAGTGGCTGTAATCACCTTTGGCACCATGTTAGTGGGTGGGATTCTGTTGTATTGGATTTTAAATAGTTTAATTGTTAACCCCATTTTATACCTTAAACAAGCGGCCTTAAATATTGCTGATGGCAATATGAAAGTTGCCATTGATACCAGTCAAACAGATGAAATTGGTGACTTAGCCAAAGCGTTTAACGATATGCGCGATAGCTTGCGTGAAACTGGAATTGCCCTGCATAAAATTGCTTATCAAGATAGCCTAACAGGTCTTTCCAACCGCAATATGTTTATTGAGTCACTTAGTCGTGCCATTGCTCATTGCAAGCGGCAGAAGCTTTGTTTTGCCCTGCTTTTTATTGATCTTGATGGATTTAAAGTGGTTAATGATACCTTAGGCCATGATGCAGGGGATGATTTATTAAAAACCTTTGCAAATCGGTTGCGACTTTGCCTGCGGACTGAAGATTTAATCTCACGCAATATAGTCGACTTTGAAGAAACTATTGATGACCCGGATAAAGGTGTGTCTCGGTTGGGAGGCGATGAGTTTACTATTTTGCTCAATGGTGTGGCTAAAGGGGAGGATGCCAGCCTGGTAGCTGAACGGATTCTTGAAGCACTATCCCACCCCTTTATTTTAAAAGGGCAGCGCTATCATTTAGGTGCAAGCATAGGCATTACTGTTTATCCCGATGATGGTGATGAGCCAGGGGAGTTATTAAAGCACGCTGATACCGCGATGTATCACGCTAAAAGCATGGGTAAAAATAATTATCAGTTTTACCATAATGCAATGACGGCCAAAGCAATGGAGCGTCACGAACTGTTAACTGACTTGAGAAAAGCTATTGAACAAGGGCAAATGATTTTGCATTACCAACCCCAGTTAGAGCTGAAAACAGGTGAACTAATTGGTTGTGAAGCTCTGGTTCGTTGGGATCACCCAACCAAAGGTTTAATTCCACCTTTTCATTTTATTCCATTAGCTGAAGAAACTGGCTTAATCGTACCTCTTGGGGAGTGGGTTTTAGAAGAAGCCTGTAGGCAAGCAAAAGAATGGCAAATAGCGGGTTTTAAACCAATTAAAGTAGCTGTCAATGTATCCAATATTCAGTTTAATAGAGTGGATATTAGCCAACTGGTAACAGACAAACTCGGACAAACAGGGCTTGAGGCTAAATACTTATCCCTAGAATTAACAGAGACCAGCATTATGCAATCGGGAAATGTCTCTTTTGAAATGCTTCAAGCAATTAAAGGCCAAGGTGTAGGCATCGCAATGGATGACTTTGGTACGGGCTATTCATCATTGGGTGCCTTGAAAAAATTGCCGATTGATAACTTGAAGGTTGATAAAAGCTTTATTGATGAAATTCCTGAAAACAGTGAAAGTAAAGTTATTTTCAAAGCTATTGTGGCTATGACTAAGCAATTTGGGATCAGTTTGACAGCAGAAGGGGTTGAAACAAGAGAGCAGAGGGACTTTTTGCATGTTCATGACTGTGATTTTATTCAGGGTTATTTATTGAGTAAGCCATTGCCGCCAAAAGAGATGGGAGATTTTTTGGCAAATCACAGTGAGAGAACGCTGATTAAGTCAGGCTAG